In the Glycine max cultivar Williams 82 chromosome 6, Glycine_max_v4.0, whole genome shotgun sequence genome, aaagTAATCATCATAACTTAATGTTTTAAGTTGGATTGTTCGTACAAATCTGAAgcatatatattcatttatttttttcgcACATCTTTCATATGAGATTAGCTTTCTCTCTATAACCATTCAACACATTTGTATATCGTGTATacatattaaagaaaaatcGACTAATGTGTAGATTCAtcgtttttcaaattataagtaGGTTGTAGAGGAAATGATATGCAAGACTATTTGGTGTGTGTACAAGACTATTTTTTTACTGACATTGATTAGTCTTTTTCCGATCGATTGTCaaatcatacaatttttttatcgaCGTCGTCTAGAATTTTTGGACGATCGgtgatatttttcaattaacatCGGCCAAAAAATAGTCCCAACTAACACCAATCGAAAAAAACCCTAGTTGATGTCAGCCATAAAAAAGTCTTAACTagcattgacaaaaaaaaacctaaCCGATATCAACTGAAAACCCTAGTCGATATCAGGAAAAAAGTAGCCATGACCAATGTTGACCAAAAATTCTAGCcgacgtttgtaaaaaaatggcCTTATAAGACATTGAACGAAATAAAACCCTAATTGACGTCAATCAAAAATAGTCTCGATTGATGTCGGTTGAAAAATATCATTAGTCAACATTGGTTGAAAAAAATCTAGAAGACATTGGCAAAAAAATAGCCCGAtcaatgttgtaaaaaaaatcctaactaacATCGTCTAAAAAATAGCGTCGACTGATGTCAGCTGAAAAACATGATTAGCTGAAGTAGGCCAAAAAACTCTAGAAGATATCGGCCAAAAAATAACCCCAAACAAAGTTGGTCGAAAAAATACTTTAACTGACATCGTCGAAAAATAACATTGGACAATATCGACTGAAAAATATCATCAGTCAATGTCAGCCAAAAAAATTTTGAAcaacattagttaaaaaatagtcCTGAccaaagttgataaaaaaaatcataactaaTATCCCGAAATTAACCATccataaatttaaatgaatagATTTGGATCCATCCATTTTTTTGTAATGAATGGATTGGACGGATAATAGATAAATGGATTCATTTGTCACCCCTACTTTCatcaaatagttttaaaatacgATTTTAGTAATTAAGTAGCTAGTACGAATTGTTgataaaattcatttatatcattaagtttcatttttgttattggACAAATTAGTTGGATTTATGTATAGATGAATTGAATGATTAGTGGATGAATACTATCACCCATAAATATTGTACTATCTCCGGGCTAGTTTCCATATgctaaataatttcaattagatgttaattaaaaaattaggcaGAAAAAGTTAAAACTGAAGCCTAATGATGTCAGTGATTCACATACCGCATCCTAGAATATTAAAAGGGTTTAAAAACTAAGAAAAGGGATGGGAGAactatttaattgtcttgttaaatgGGAAAGAATCAACAAATATCTTATTTGAACTAGAAAACaattgaagtgttttttttcctctctcttaaaaacttgaaagcatCATTTACAATTTCATTTAGCCCATTAGGCAACCaagttatttgaagaaaatgaaataaatggcAACATCTAATTAAAAGTTTGGAAAGCAAATAGAGGCTTGTTCATACCCGTTGTCTTCtttcaaaatatctttttacttcttttagttttctttttaaccAGTTCCCCTGTTGTTTGATGGAGCTTTGCTATACTGACAAAAATTATTTCGAAGGGGGAGGCTTGCGAGGCCCATGATTAAAACAATAGTTTCGTCTAATAATTGATAAGCCTTTTGAAAAACTTAtatattaggtttgattttttaaaaaaaataaataagatcttGAATTCGaatattgtgataaaaaaatatgattaaaaaaagaaaaaataattaaaagtgatCAGTTAAATTTTTCAACAAAGTTTAATTGATAAATACTTCATAGTAATagcatgataataaaataaattgttccACCAGTTTATCGTATTGAATTAATTCAAATCAaaagtatttaaataaatttggattgttattgttttttattttaaatttaaatcgaatcatttataaataatcattGACGTCAGTGAAGCGTTCGAAGCCGAGAAAATGCAAACGTGATGTTGCAGAGCACGACGATTCGTTTTGGAGCTCCAAAGGTCATTGAGAAACACCAACAACTTAGCATTGTGGGCATGCCCTTCAGGTTTTCCATTCAAATTATAGCAAAGATAGTTCCttatttgtttatgttttgtaATGACCATCAACAAGAGTATTATACCTACCTAAATTGGTTTTTACACATGGTCAATTTTATGTTGCTTTTTCAAGAGTCAAGTCCCAAAAGGGCTTAAAAATACTTGATTATCTTGGATGAAGATGGTAGGATGTGTACACCTGCCAAAAATATTGTATACATACAGGTTTTTGAAAATCTATAGAAGTCTAATTGAATTGGGTAGAGAAGGTAAATTTTCAAAGCTTTctgaatcaattttaattttttggtaaatGAAACTCATTTTGGTGTTTGGTGCGCAAATGGTTGAGAAGCAAAAGTGAAATGAGGTTCTTATGACAGTCAACTCACAACACACATGTTTGTTAAGTCTCATACCTTGCCAAAAAATAAATCTGAATGTAATTTGATTACCAATTTATACTTCTTTCCTATACATTTATAGGCATTTATTACCCAGTTATATGGATATGAATGTCACaactatttttaatcttttaaatacaTCTTATTCTGTTTTTTTATACTGGAAAATGCATATAAATgtgttcttttttaatttgactatttttagaacaaatgaatatttgaaattaaaaattaagattagGATCCAACTTCCGGAGAAACTTCATCAGCTATAACAACTTCTGATATGCATTTCTGTTTGAGAGATTTTTAATGTCAATTTGCTCGATAGAATTTGTGCTTTAGAATAActtaagaaaaattatgttgGGCTAGTTCCGGTTTCTGATTGTTTTATAATAAGAAAGAGACATGAATATTCTTTCTGATTACTTGtattcatgtttattttttatttatatttatataaataaatgaattctcgtaaaattaatttttatattgaaaggAGACAAATATCATCAATTTTTTGTTAGGTGGTCATCTATTAGATACTTTTTGGATAAGTAaacttgctttgtttttttaaatatgttggtcatatttatacaatataacataatatgatattgtttttttatttatgaaatttatagtATGAATAGttctcaaataataattttaaaaaaaagtgctgCACGGATACAAAAACTAGGTAATTCAAATCAaaagtatttaaataaatttggattgttaattatttttattttaaatttaaatcaaatcaattataaataatcattgaCGTAGGTGAAGCGTTGCCAGAAACACCGACAACATAGTGCTGTGCGCATGCCCTCCAGGCGCCAATGACGAGGTGTCAAAGCTTTCCAACAGGTTAGAGTTAGCATCACTCGGGGAAGGACtgtgtttttattttgctttctcCATTCCTTgaatttttgttcttctttcatttttatgtttttatgtctgATAGTTTAATGGATCGATTATAGGTATATCCCAATACACAACTTCCTTTTTATAATAGTCAAAGTTGGTTTGGAAGGGACTTTGGTTGCAGGAGTTCAAAGTTCACGCATGTGACTTGGCGATCTTAGTTGAATGTTATCTAACTTAGTTGTTGTGTGAGTGGAAAATGTGAAAAAAGTGAGGGTAGGGTCTTTGAGTGATAAGCAATGGGAGTGTATGTATTTGTTATGGTGTTGAAGACGCAACATAATTAAACAAGGGGAGTACACAATCACCTATTCTAGTGATGAAGGGAGGGTTGAGAGGTGGCCTTCCActaataaaaaactaacaattaataattaatatttgtccgTAAAAAAAATCACCTATTCTGAAACAAGGATATTTTAGGgaaaagaattagaaaaaagaGTGTATTAGTAATCAAGGGAAGTGGAAATAGCAACtccctaattaaaataataaagaaacagACTTTGTTGACGCGGCTGAgcccaaaaccaacaacaaataGGTGAAAAAGATCAGGGCTTGGGCTGAAGAGAGGCTAAGCTTCATTCATTTTGGGCCAGCCATGCAAGGGACAAGGGCATGATCCAGACCAGATTTAAAAGCACAAAGATGAAGGGCTTTGCTCCTGCACAGAGCCCCTTCGTTTAGCATCTCCTCTGTCTCTCTTTCAATCTGTTGTTATCTCCCCAAATTCCATAATCGGTTTTTAGTCAAGCTATTTGTAATTAGTTTGAttggatatttttatttatttatttattttgtaatttttgtgatgcgtttttatttatcttgtaaTTCTGTTTTGAGTGTTTTGTACTTTTTAATTTGACCAGACATTGGTATTTTACAAGAAGCACGAGTGACCCAACGCAGTTATACTTTTCAGCTCTCCCATTTTtcgttttttagtttaatttttaaaatgggaTCAAGCTAGTCTAATTTTGTGGGAAAATGTAAGGCGCAAGCAAAATTGGGCATTGGGTATGAGTGCATGTTaagtattttttgtaatatatgCTGGTATAAGTGACAAAATCACATTTTATGGATTCTCAAATCTTTCATCGTGGttttattcttttgattttgacgACCAAAGTTCTTAACGGGAATGCAGACaagctaattaattaattaaaagtccAGCAATGCAACTCAATCGAGTTAGTGGGAAGATCATATTCTTTCACTCATACATATCCAGGAGTTATCATTAAGCATGTGAATTAatcaacataaaattatttgtttaattattaatatttaagtgttgagtatataattatattaaattcttaaaggaaaatttttattatctataataattttatttaacttaaataaaattttctctaataaaaaataattatatgaataaataaGTCGGATCAAGCCCCTTGTTCTTCACTTAATTAAACCACGTGCATCACACATGATTGTACGTGGCTGGTACATGTAGGTGCTCTACATTGAACACAACACAATCCCAAAAATCAAAGCTatgatatgacttttaaaaaaactgaccATGTGCAGCACGTTTTGGTGAgacataatatttttgtatagtgttttttctttgttttgattgttgtatgtacccaaaaaatagtTGGAGCTACAGCGTAATCCTGATCTTCCTTCAACCATGTCGACTGTTTCCACTGAAAATGAGGCCacaatccagaaaacgcattaTCCTTTGCAGGTCCACCCTCTGACTCTTTCTCCATCTCTAAAATTTCACCTTCGTgatctatttatttatcaaagcTTTTTTGCACATGGTTTCCTATATGTATTTCTTTTCCATTGATTCACGATTGGATTTCGTTCTTCCAGTTTGTCTGCTGCTCATCCATAAATGGTGAAAGCTTTTAACTGTCTTTAATTTATGTAGGGCAGTTTGGATAAAAGGTGCTTCTAACttctagaaaataataaaaataaaataaattgtagttaaaattaatttatgtacttCTTACTCTTCCAAAAAATGGGATGTATAACTTGatctaacttttaaaaaagtttaatttatttcattgttatattttttactagtggttattgaaatatataggtgagtttatttaaatttaatttttttaaataatatttttttaataagacaataggatttattttttttcttattttaaacaaaaataatttaaaaaagcatattaaaaaataaaaaatagcttattttttttagaattaagtatTCATCTCAAGAAATAAGTTTAAAAGAAACTAAAGTATATGTAGTGTCTTTAATGTACTTGTATGAGGATTTTAATGTTTATCGCAACATGACCCGTCTAAATGTTAATCGTGTTATGCTTCTATTGGTCACATTATGTCAACCATCACACACTCTAAAAATCAACCCTGTTTATTCTGTTTAGtttatattcatattaatttccttttgaatttgctcagttTCCTGGCGAAGAGTATGTATTTTTGCTACAATTGAGTTTGGTTTATTTGAGGATGCTGTTGCTAGCTAGCCTCTTCATCTCGTCAAACCTTTCCAATCGGTTCAAGGACTCAGGACTAAGTCTTACCTGGTAGAAAGTGAaggatttttgtaaataaaaaaactagagTTCGTTGCTATTTATGCCATACACCTAGTATGAAAATGACTCATGAGCCATGCGTTTACTTTGATTGTTGCtgattgttatttatttgtttgtcaggTTGCGAAGCGCTTAGAGAAGTTCCAAAGAGATTGGGGAGGTGCAACCAACCAGAAAGATGGAATCATAAACCTTGGACGAGGCTTTCCCAACTTTGATGGTCCAGAATTTATAAAGGAAGCAGCAATTCAGGCCATCAGAGATGGGAAAAATCAGTATGCACGAGGTTTTGGAGTTCCAGAACTGAACATTGCTATTGCTGATAGATTTAAGAAGGATACTGGAATAGTGGTAGACCCTGATAAGGAAGTTACTGTCACAACCCTACTTAGAAGCAATTGCTGCCACTGTGCTAGGATTGATAAATCCCGGTGATGAGGTTATCCTGTTTACTCCTTTATATGATTGTTATGAAGCCAATTTAACCATGGCTGgtgcaaaaataaaaagcatctCTTTGCACCCTCCAGATTTTGCTGTCCCAATTGAAAAATTGAAGTCCATCGTGTCAAGTAATACACGTGCCATTCTTATAAATACTCCTCACAACCCTACTGGAAAGATGTTCACTTTGGAAGAGCTCAATGCTATTGCATCACTTTGCATTGAGAATGATGTTCTAGTTTTTGCTGATGAGGTTTATCACAAGTTGGCATTTGATGTGGAGCACATTTCAATAGCTTCTTTGCCTGGAATGTTTGAAAGGACAGTGACAATGAACTCAATGGCAAAGACATTCAACTTAACAGGATGGAAGATTGGTTGGGCCATAGCACCCTCACACTTATCATGGGGAGTGCGACAGGCACACGCTTTCGTTACTTTTTCGAGCCCCAATGCTCTGCAGTGTGCTGCTGCAGTAGCTCTTAGAGCACCAGACTCTTACTATGTAGAGCTGAAGAGGGATTATATAGCTAAGAGGGCTATTTTGGTGGAAGGATTAAAGGCCGTTGGCTTTAAGGTATTCCCACCCAATGGAACATTCTTTGTGTTAGCAGATCACACCCATTTTGGAATGGAAAATGATGTTGCATTTTGTAAATATCTGCATAAGGAGGTGGGGGTGGTGGCAATCCCTTGCAGTGTGTTTTGCTTGAATCCAGAAGAGGGAAAGAATCTAGTCAGATTTGTTTTCTGCAAGGATGAGGAAACTCTTAGGGCCGCGGTTGagaggatgaaggagaagcTTTGAAGATGATCCCAATGCTTGATTAAGTCATGTAATATGCATTGAGTTTTATGTTGGATTATAGTAACTTCTGGTTGATTGAATTGGATGTCCAACAATCTATCCATTGCCAATTTCTTATTTGTATGAATCTTGATGTTTTTATTGATGTGGGTTTTTATTTGTGGGGAGTGTGGAGTAGGAAATAAGCAATAATCGAATAAGCATGCAGTTCTGTTGTAATTTGCAAAAAACTTTCTTGACGTAGGCCACATAGAATTTTCAAAGTTtctcatattataaatttaaataagaacAAATCCTGAATCTCAATACCTGGTGTTATATTACCTTCTGATGCCTCAAATTCTGTACTAAATATAATATCAAGAATGAGATTTACATGGATCACCTGCCATGCATGTCGTGGATCAGACTCTGCTGAAAGAGCATCTTCAGCTTGCATGAGCTTCAAACGGCTTGATCCCAGTTGTTGAACACAAGCCTACCCATAACAGAATTCCCAATCAGAAGACAGATACTGGTTACCTTCTTGTAAATTCATTTATCCCACATTTTTCCGAGCACAACCTCTCGATTCCGAGCCAGGAATCTTAGCACTTAAACATGAATACTTAGCAGCTATAATGTCAGAGacagacaagtagacaacaacaaaatcataaacCATTCATGTTAGACAGTTTGGGAGAAACCGTGACCTTCAAACTTCAAAGTCACTAACCAAAGTTCACTCTTCAGGTTTTTTAATACtgacttaaattaatttacatataatcacttactaaaataatttatttttcagttatttcaatgatatttacatttatatttatatgatatgatatatatatatatatatatatatatatatatatatatatatatatatatatatatatatatatatatatgatgattacacttccttaaaaaaatgacttttacACTTGtttccataaataaaaaatgtgttgcCCCACTACACGCGCTATTTCTTGGAGAAATAAGTTAGTTTGGGAAAACAAAGAATTAATTTTCCATTTTAAGCaaacaattttcttattttaatcatttttataataagagaaataccataatttttttttctaatgctttttttttttatcttttctgctcttatataaatttttaaaatttcttaatattatttcttcttcttatattttaaaacaagctaatgtaacaaaaaaatgtattttaaaatcgTAATTAACtttgtaatttatatatatatatatatatatatacacacattatGTTGTTATaatttcaacatttttaaaaaatatatttgtcaagtattatcaatataaattttttatagtattaattaattaaaaatattttaagtgtaatttaaaaataattatgtacaaattaattcatttaaaatttctgGATAATAGgtgattgaataataattaaatgatactaatatttattttaattaattcatttatgatTTAACATTGCTGGATAATGGGTCTATTGGACTAATTAAAATGTGACATAAAACCATGCGAAAACGCAGGAACTGGAGGTTTAGTAACGGTGTTCCGAACCTGATAGATCAACGGTGGAAGAAATGTGTATTGGCTCCGAAGCTGGCATGGTGGTCAAACATGGAATCCTAACCTAGGCTAGGTTGCACAGATTCACTGAGTGCATGTCGCATGCTGCCCTGTCTCTAcaaaataagagataaaatatttatctttcgATCTGGCAATCGCAGCCCTGATAGCCGTCAGCACAGGTCTATGGTATACACATGAAATTCACGCCTTCCTCCAAATTCTTAGGCTTTTCAAATCACTTCCACTCCCTTCTCGCACCCTCTTTCTCTCCGACCCCAAAGTTCTCATCTTCCTTTTCCGCCACCATGTCCACTCTTTCCACTCAGAACGACACCGTCACCCACAAAACGCAGCAACCTTTGCAGGTTCACCCTTTCCAGATCTCTTTATTATTATGCCTCAAGATTTTAATGTCTGAATGTTAATTGGGCGCATAGTGTCTGTGTATCTTAGCTTTTGTTTCTGCTGACTAcctatttcctttttattttattaattatattcatattccCTTCTGAATTACTTAGTTGCTTGGTGAAGGTTGTATTTTTTGCTACTACAAAAATGACATTTGGACACCCAAAATGCTCATTGACACCTAGTGTGAGagataaatgagaaaaatataggAATGATAGGTTGTAAGATGTACTAGGAGGGGAgagataaagagaaagagttttaacTGGGTGTTTTGAAAAATGGGGTGCTCAAATGTCATTGCTCTTCCTACAATTTAGTTTCAATTCTTTTGTGGATATTAACCtgtttattttgtaaaactaaaACCTACTGCAAGGACCTAAAATCATATCTTGCCCAGTAGAATTGGGAGGGTTTTGGGAGTGAAGGGAGTTTGGTTCTGTTTTGTATCTGGCAATGGCATCTTCAGACCAAAATAATGCCAAAAAAatatggattttgttttggttCTGTTCTGTACCTGGCATTGGGTTGTTCACtgtttgattcttgttgatcGTCATTTGTTTGTCAGATTGCAAAGCGCTTAGAGAAATTTCAGACAACAATCTTCACTCAAATGAGCTTGCTTGCCATCAAACATGGGGCCATAAACCTTGGTCAAGGCTTTCCCAACTTTGATGGTCCAGAATTTGTAAAGGAAGCAGCGATTCAGGCAATCAGGGATGGGAAAAATCAGTATGCCCGGGGTTATGGAGTTCCAGACCTGAACATTGCCATTGCTGAGAGATTTAAGAAAGATACTGGACTTGTGGTAGACCCTGAAAAGGAAATTACTGTCACATCTGGATGCACAGAAGCAATTGCTGCAACTATGATAGGATTAATAAATCCTGGTGATGAGGTTATTATGTTTGCTCCTTTTTATGATTCTTATGAGGCCACTTTGTCCATGGCTGGTGCAAAAGTAAAAGGCATCACTTTGCGCCCTCCAGATTTTGCTGTCCCTCTTGAAGAGTTGAAGTCCACCATCTCGAAGAATACCCGTGCCATTCTTATAAACACTCCTCACAACCCTACTGGAAAGATGTTCACTCGTGAGGAGCTCAATTGCATTGCATCTCTTTGCATTGAGAATGATGTTCTGGTTTTCACTGATGAAGTTTATGACAAGTTGGCTTTTGATATGGAGCACATATCGATGGCTTCTTTGCCTGGAATGTTCGAAAGGACAGTGACATTGAACTCCTTGGGGAAGACATTCTCCTTAACAGGATGGAAGATTGGTTGGGCCATAGCACCCCCACACTTATCATGGGGAGTGCGACAGGC is a window encoding:
- the LOC100818968 gene encoding probable N-succinyldiaminopimelate aminotransferase DapC — its product is MKFTPSSKFLGFSNHFHSLLAPSFSPTPKFSSSFSATMSTLSTQNDTVTHKTQQPLQIAKRLEKFQTTIFTQMSLLAIKHGAINLGQGFPNFDGPEFVKEAAIQAIRDGKNQYARGYGVPDLNIAIAERFKKDTGLVVDPEKEITVTSGCTEAIAATMIGLINPGDEVIMFAPFYDSYEATLSMAGAKVKGITLRPPDFAVPLEELKSTISKNTRAILINTPHNPTGKMFTREELNCIASLCIENDVLVFTDEVYDKLAFDMEHISMASLPGMFERTVTLNSLGKTFSLTGWKIGWAIAPPHLSWGVRQAHAFLTFATAHPFQCAAAAALRAPDSYYVELKRDYMAKRAILIEGLKAVGFKVFPSSGTYFVVVDHTPFGLENDVAFCEYLVKEVGVVAIPTSVFYLNPEEGKNLVRFTFCKDEETIRSAVERMKAKLRK